From the genome of Aspergillus chevalieri M1 DNA, chromosome 8, nearly complete sequence, one region includes:
- the DPB2 gene encoding DNA polymerase epsilon noncatalytic subunit (COG:L;~EggNog:ENOG410PFPN;~InterPro:IPR007185,IPR016266;~PFAM:PF04042;~go_component: GO:0008622 - epsilon DNA polymerase complex [Evidence IEA];~go_function: GO:0003677 - DNA binding [Evidence IEA];~go_process: GO:0006260 - DNA replication [Evidence IEA];~go_process: GO:0006261 - DNA-dependent DNA replication [Evidence IEA]), giving the protein MDRTPRMNSCIQTESDAVPSSSPGFGTPVHPFRITKSTNGPTKAPILPILLPPSTLRPVAFRTFTRKHNLTISSSALQMLANFVGKNCGSGWREEGLAERVLDEVAKSWKKAGGGVIVEEGKGASLKAILQTLEGSMSGGRVITGKAADERTIPILSRNGVSEMGRDSLQPSLVSARATENQEDDETEVSLHPRSWIKVIGAFELPRLTYNVDKKYFEAIKARPALFPPPTHKTTLFRDRYNVIYQRLLRNESFQTSLSSSGPSLRRSSSSFAPQQCYKLTQIANLLGRSGTSHLLLGMLSVSPAGDLSLTDLTGSVALDLGHARMIPEDGAWFAPGMIVLVDGIYEEEENIRGSILGGNSGIGGAIGGKFVGVSICGPPCERREISLGTSTQQSSGEVSSSGGFGWIDFLGVGSERARGSRMRKIQARCIHDDQEGSDTPTRPKMAIMGEVNLDDMKTLDGLRRVFNLYNDLPLTERPLVFVLIGNFVQKAIINGGGQAGSIEYKEYIDSLALVLSEFPTLLQHSTFIFVPGDNDPWASAFSAGATSTVPRQAIPELFTSRVRRAFAMANAEAERSGSAEPPGEAIWTSNPCRLTLFGPVHDIAIFRDDISGRLRRGAVSTKPDTNEPDIAMGEDLASNADPLTSEEAPEYAQQAGTNSSSPSPAVLMARKLVKTILDQGTLSPFPLSLRPVLWDYASSLQLYPLPTAAILADAEAAPFSITYEGCHVMNPGRLVPEGELSSVVRWVEYDILKNRGRVKQDRF; this is encoded by the coding sequence CCGGTTCATCCCTTCCGAATTACAAAATCTACAAATGGCCCAACGAAGGCGCCTATCCTGCCTATCTTGCTCCCACCCTCCACCCTTCGGCCTGTGGCCTTTCGCACTTTTACTCGGAAGCACAACTTGACTATATCATCATCTGCACTCCAGATGCTAGCAAACTTTGTTGGGAAAAACTGTGGTTCAGGATGGCGCGAAGAAGGACTCGCAGAGAGAGTTTTGGACGAGGTAGCCAAAAGCTGGAAGAAGGCTGGAGGCGGTGTTATCGTTGAAGAGGGCAAGGGGGCCTCGCTGAAGGCCATATTGCAGACATTGGAGGGTAGTATGAGCGGTGGAAGAGTCATTACCGGGAAGGCCGCCGACGAGAGAACCATACCGATTCTCAGCAGGAACGGAGTCTCTGAAATGGGGCGTGATAGCTTACAGCCATCTTTAGTCTCAGCGAGAGCTACTGAGAAtcaagaggatgatgaaacTGAAGTTTCACTTCACCCAAGAAGTTGGATCAAAGTCATTGGAGCCTTTGAACTTCCGCGTCTGACTTACAATGTCGACAAAAAGTATTTCGAAGCCATAAAGGCTAGACCAGCTTTGTTCCCACCACCTACACACAAAACTACTCTTTTCCGAGACCGTTATAATGTCATATATCAGCGCCTACTCCGCAATGAGTCATTTCAAACTTCCTTGAGCTCTTCTGGTCCATCTCTGCGaaggtcatcatcatcatttgCTCCTCAGCAGTGCTACAAACTAACTCAGATCGCGAACTTGCTGGGCAGGAGTGGCACATCACATTTGCTTTTGGGGATGCTATCTGTCTCCCCTGCTGGGGATCTCTCTCTAACCGATTTGACGGGAAGTGTCGCGTTGGACTTGGGCCATGCACGCATGATCCCCGAAGATGGTGCTTGGTTTGCGCCTGGAATGATCGTACTAGTTGACGGCATttacgaagaggaagagaatatTCGGGGTTCGATTCTTGGAGGAAATAGTGGAATTGGAGGTGCTATAGGAGGGAAATTTGTTGGTGTTTCTATTTGCGGTCCTCCTTGTGAACGAAGAGAGATCTCTTTAGGGACAAGTACCCAGCAAAGTAGCGGAGAGGTTAGTTCCAGTGGCGGTTTTGGATGGATCGACTTTCTGGGCGTTGGAAGTGAACGTGCACGAGGCTCGCGTATGCGGAAAATCCAAGCTAGATGCATACATGATGACCAAGAAGGTTCTGACACTCCCACTCGGCCTAAGATGGCCATTATGGGCGAGGTAAATCTGGACGACATGAAGACTCTGGATGGGCTAAGGAGGGTTTTCAACCTGTACAATGACCTCCCCCTAACGGAACGACCGCTTGTCTTTGTTCTCATCGGAAACTTCGTCCAAAAGGCCATAATCAACGGGGGAGGTCAAGCGGGCAGCATTGAGTACAAAGAATATATCGACTCGCTTGCCCTAGTCCTGTCCGAGTTTCCGACATTGCTACAACACTCTACGTTCATATTCGTCCCAGGTGATAATGACCCGTGGGCGTCTGCTTTCTCAGCCGGTGCAACGTCTACAGTTCCCCGGCAAGCAATTCCCGAGTTATTCACCTCGAGAGTAAGACGTGCATTCGCCATGGCCAATGCCGAAGCAGAGCGCTCTGGCTCGGCTGAGCCACCTGGTGAGGCTATCTGGACTTCCAACCCGTGTCGATTAACCTTGTTTGGGCCTGTGCATGACATTGCCATCTTTCGGGATGACATCTCGGGAAGACTGCGACGCGGCGCAGTGAGCACGAAACCGGACACTAACGAGCCTGATATCGCGATGGGCGAGGACCTAGCATCCAATGCCGACCCTCTGACATCAGAAGAGGCGCCTGAATATGCACAACAAGCAGGTACTAATTCAAGTTCTCCATCACCTGCCGTGCTTATGGCTCGGAAACTGGTCAAAACTATACTGGATCAAGGAACATTGTCGCCATTTCCGCTTTCCTTGCGACCTGTTTTATGGGATTATGCATCTTCTTTGCAGTTGTACCCATTGCCAACTGCAGCCATATTGGCAGATGCGGAGGCTGCACCATTTTCTATAACCTATGAAGGTTGCCATGTTATGAACCCTGGAAGATTGGTTCCGGAAGGTGAGCTGTCTTCGGTGGTAAGATGGGTTGAATACGACATCCTGAAGAACCGAGGGAGGGTGAAACAGGATCGCTTTTAG
- the RGR1 gene encoding mediator of RNA polymerase II transcription subunit 14 (BUSCO:EOG09260NAN;~COG:K;~EggNog:ENOG410PJBX;~InterPro:IPR013947;~PFAM:PF08638;~go_component: GO:0016592 - mediator complex [Evidence IEA];~go_function: GO:0003712 - transcription coregulator activity [Evidence IEA];~go_process: GO:0006357 - regulation of transcription by RNA polymerase II [Evidence IEA]) produces the protein MPGVVMDNVNVGGAGQESGIHESKNGLSNPGGPGSSTELRNGATHVNGVSGTASDQLWKEETSAASGEPPALVHITQGFFPFSMLVNRSVQQCWNDLSELIAELAEMQVPSQDQPSFIPHGKSSGNQNSANVQKKLRLLDFAHAKRAEFIKLLVLSQWSRQAADVSRLIDLQGFIRTRHQAYAGALQWVGDMKRDLVMAQVANPDLKTALEVLSKGRVTAMSDLGYKPPKPLTAKRTLKKLQKLNKIISIRLTLHDQVPRAFQTYRVHDGRVTFSVPGEFELDLSVGEDNKSSQFFFVDIRFLFSPSSAIPKGRVLNELDIRINDVLRDSGLTGCFDLLHSLVLTFKVNVLFKQSIDLARGSWSDVLRVELLHRTLIVQYWAFKLGAKSWLEVGVKSGRRRGSHGNPGVPYLGLRWMRDGQEVDNADIEFDTENLSMECVLRSVIALHVSHILSSVYTSLSENSLFSTGTLSLRAQLSRIEPGDCQLDIQLTASRRLRVTIEPMSGASILSAAPSILDRPDSDRGPDKSLTDEIASRVARIRCSSAIEEIESNLRILGFEAVSPRSLKVEIRRIFPSNVIRFTFFRHHLWEPNWLIAATSSMDSDNWWVIQLRATLSANKHPTLGAQNTSMLRSAQVISSRFLAAQQHTSYAACADLGHCLTGILAIYANARFLLELQRIHFHPPLHKLQIETGLRTPDIFIRYEASNLPPALRIAQPAGLKKSYIKNTIRVSFHGVDPHKNLAILVAYGSLAMPVKFLGTLVSKWDRSIVFRQKGGGFAIRLLAPAGQVVIVDLIEKLQRLERILSIIESLQRKKMDVLSLSLSRIAFSYGPGKALRANINVNASGPSSSADTDLAGIPSKAESVFFQRLGIAFDYPNPHRRIQESLTTSLNSASSEAGLDSFFELLTLTLPLLRALDQITINPSHNEPLKAQVTVRNAKTYQIHYPIAKFRFQLVAGQHLNRMTWILKDVSGTQDRSHQNQITGSLREKLYNAKGDGWRGLGTGMVAEVDKVSNLILELDSCFSDSRSNIATPGHSAVGHGTRNVSQQGAVGQAGPAQTSEAGVPSSRGLPAVGAPGRKPEQKASDDVIMID, from the exons ATGCCGGGCGTCGTTATGGACAATGTTAATGTTGGCGGGGCCGGACAAGAGTCAGGCATACACGAGTCCAAAAATGGCTTGTCGAATCCTGGCGGGCCAGGGAGCTCTACCGAACTACGAAATGGCGCGACTCATGTGAATGGGGTATCGGGAACCGCGAGTGATCAGCTATGGAAAGAAGAGACTTCAGCAGCGTCAGGAGAGCCGCCGGCACTTGTGCATATAACCCAAGGGTTTTTCCCATTCTCGATGTTGGTTAATAGATCAGTTCAGCAATGCTGGAATGATCTGTCGGAGTTGATTGCAGAGCTAGCAGAAATGCAGGTGCCGTCCCAAGATCAGCCGTCATTCATCCCCCATGGGAAGTCCTCAGGAAACCAGAATTCTGCGAATGTACAGAAAAAACTCCGGTTACTGGATTTTGCGCATGCGAAACGAGCTGAATTCATCAAACTTCTCGTTCTCTCACAATGGAGTCGACAAGCCGCCGATGTCAGCAGACTCATCGACCTGCAGGGTTTCATTCGTACTCGTCACCAAGCCTATGCGGGGGCTCTTCAATGGGTCGGTGACATGAAGAGAGACCTGGTCATGGCTCAAGTAGCTAACCCTGACTTGAAAACCGCGCTAGAAGTTCTATCTAAGGGTAGGGTGACAGCTATGTCCGAT CTCGGGTATAAGCCGCCAAAGCCGTTGACAGCAAAGCGCACTCTCAAGAAGCTGCAGAAACTGAACAAGATAATCAGTATACGGTTAACATTGCATGACCAAGTGCCCCGAGCTTTTCAGACATATCGTGTTCATGACGGCAGGGTGACTTTTTCTGTCCCTGGGGAGTTCGAACTTGATCTTTCTGTGGGAGAAGACAATAAGTCTTCTCAGTTTTTCTTTGTTGATATccgctttcttttttccccttcGTCCGCCATTCCCAAAGGTCGAGTTCTGAATGAGCTTGACATCAGAATCAATGATGTACTCCGTGACAGCGGCCTCACCGGTTGCTTCGACCTGTTGCACAGTCTGGTTCTTACCTTCAAGGTCAATGTGCTTTTCAAGCAATCTATCGACTTAGCAAGAGGTTCTTGGTCCGATGTCCTTCGAGTTGAGCTCCTACACCGAACACTCATTGTGCAATATTGGGCGTTTAAACTTGGGGCTAAGAGCTGGCTTGAAGTTGGCGTCAAGAGTGGTCGTCGACGAGGGAGCCATGGGAATCCTGGAGTACCATATTTGGGACTTCGCTGGATGCGAGACGGTCAAGAGGTCGACAACGCAGACATTGAGTTTGACACGGAAAATCTATCAATGGAGTGTGTCCTGCGGAGTGTTATAGCACTACATGTCTCCCATATTCTCTCCTCAGTGTATACCAGTCTCAGCGAGAACTCATTGTTCTCCACTGGTACACTATCTTTGCGCGCCCAGTTATCTCGGATAGAGCCTGGAGACTGCCAGCTCGACATCCAGCTTACGGCGTCCAGACGCCTCCGTGTCACAATTGAACCAATGTCAGGTGCCAGTATTCTGTCGGCGGCGCCTAGCATATTAGATCGACCTGATAGTGACCGTGGGCCCGATAAGTCGCTCACTGATGAAATTGCGTCTCGTGTGGCACGGATTCGTTGTTCCTCTGCGATAGAAGAGATTGAGTCAAATCTGAGAATTCTCGGCTTTGAAGCTGTCAGTCCTCGGTCTCTTAAAGTTGAAATCCGGAGAATCTTCCCGTCTAACGTTATACGGTTTACGTTCTTCCGGCACCATCTATGGGAACCTAATTGGCTCATAGCCGCGACGAGCAGCATGGACAGCGATAACTGGTGGGTCATACAGCTTCGAGCGACGTTGTCAGCAAATAAACACCCAACTCTTGGTGCTCAAAATACATCTATGCTTCGATCAGCTCAAGTCATCAGCAGTAGGTTCCTTGCTGCGCAGCAACACACGAGCTATGCGGCATGTGCGGATCTTGGGCATTGTCTCACTGGGATACTGGCGATATACGCCAATGCTCGCTTTCTGTTGGAATTGCAGCGCATCCATTTTCACCCTCCGCTGCATAAATTACAAATTGAAACGGGTCTTCGAACACCAGATATCTTCATTCGCTATGAAGCCTCGAACCTTCCTCCCGCTTTGCGGATAGCACAGCCTGCTGGATTGAAGAAATCTTACATTAAAAACACCATTCGCGTTTCCTTTCATGGCGTCGATCCTCACAAGAATCTCGCCATTCTTGTGGCATACGGGAGCTTAGCAATGCCTGTTAAGTTTCTGGGCACGCTGGTCTCGAAATGGGATCGTTCTATCGTTTTTCGGCAGAAAGGCGGTGGCTTTGCAATTCGTCTTCTTGCGCCAGCAGGTCAAGTTGTCATTGTAGATCTCATCGAGAAATTGCAACGCCTCGAACGGATACTGTCCATTATTGAGTCTCTCCAACGGAAGAAAATGGACGTTCTGTCGCTGTCGTTATCACGCATTGCTTTCTCTTATGGTCCTGGCAAAGCGCTGCGTGCCAACATCAATGTCAACGCGTCTGGACCCTCGTCCTCTGCGGATACTGACCTTGCTGGCATCCCGTCGAAGGCAGAGTCCGTCTTCTTCCAGCGCCTGGGGATTGCCTTTGATTATCCAAACCCTCATCGGCGCATTCAAGAGTCCTTGACAACTAGTTTGAATAGCGCGTCTAGCGAAGCTGGCCTAGACTCCTTCTTTGAACTTCTCACACTCACACTTCCATTGCTGCGAGCTCTCGACCAGATAACCATCAATCCATCCCACAACGAGCCGCTGAAAGCTCAAGTAACAGTGCGCAATGCGAAAACATATCAAATTCACTATCCTATCGCAAAATTTCGCTTTCAGCTAGTTGCTGGCCAGCATTTGAACCGAATGACTTGGATATTGAAAGATGTGAGCGGCACACAGGACAGATCACACCAGAACCAAATCACAGGCAGTCTGCGAGAAAAGCTGTACAATGCAAAGGGTGACGGCTGGAGAGGACTCGGAACGGGGATGGTAGCAGAAGTTGACAAAGTTTCGAATCTCATCTTGGAGCTTGACAGTTGCTTTAGCGATTCTCGAAGCAATATAGCTACACCGGGCCATAGCGCCGTGGGACACGGTACCCGGAATGTCAGCCAACAGGGGGCAGTCGGACAGGCCGGGCCTGCACAAACTTCAGAGGCAGGAGTGCCCTCTAGTAGAGGTCTGCCTGCTGTTGGGGCTCCTGGCAGGAAACCCGAACAGAAAGCTTCGGACGATGTTATTATGATTGACTAA
- the ATG22_3 gene encoding MFS transporter (COG:P;~EggNog:ENOG410PICK;~InterPro:IPR024671,IPR036259;~PFAM:PF11700;~TransMembrane:12 (i32-55o116-135i147-166o172-196i271-293o299-323i369-392o404-424i436-457o477-494i506-529o535-556i)), which produces MQGDEVIEASLLRPEYPGDDTRPTSRKELAGWYSYGWAAEVFTVCAMGSFLPITLEQMARDRGVLLSDKSTPCSATWKASRQVIGFESPGYSEQAAPNAGQCIIYILGTEINTASYAMYTFSVSVFIQAILIISMSGAADHGRYRKMLLVIFAFIGAISTMLFIAVSAKVFFLGGILAIIANTCFGSSFVLLNSFLPLLVRHHRSLLEGSGDEGVAPIDNHTPQDHINDDPTSPLLRPGPRENEMPGTQSAHIASMPTSQELHLSTKLSSYGIGIGYIGAVILQILCILVVVSTHQTTFSLRIALFMIGLWWFTFTIPAALWLRARPGPPLPSARNGKQCQSWIGYMGFAWKSLGQTVVRARHLKDITLFLAAWFLLSDGIATVSGTAVLFAKTQLDMEPAALGLINVIAMAGGVVGAFSWSYVSRLLNLRASQTIIACIILFELVPLYGLLGFIPAVRTLGFLGLQQPWEMFPLSAVYGLVMGGLSSYCRSFFGELIPPGHEAAFYALYAITDKGSSVFGPAIVGAVTDRYGEIRPAFLFLAILIFLPLPLMLLVDVERGKQDALKLAADLTGKYEPPTLGYGTIPNLQYADEGEARINE; this is translated from the exons ATGCAAGGAGACGAGGTTATCGAGGCCAGTCTACTGCGCCCAGAGTACCCAGGCGACGATACTCGACCAACAAGTCGGAAGGAGCTTGCTGGCTGGTACAGCTATGGCTGGGCAGCAGAAGTTTTCACTGTGTGTGCAATGG GTTCTTTTCTCCCGATCACATTAGAGCAGATGGCTCGAGATCGCGGCGTACTGCTATCGGACAAATCAACACCCTGTAGCGCAACTTGGAAAGCTTCCCGGCAAGTTATAGGATTCGAAAGCCCAGGATACAGTGAACAGGCTGCACCAAATGCCGGCCAGTGCATTATATACATCCTTGGTACCGAAATTAACACGGCTAGTTACGCCATGTATACATTCTCAGTGAGTGTGTTCATTCAAGCCATTCTGATTATCTCGATGTCAGGGGCAGCGGACCACGGCAGGTATCGAAAAATGCTTCTGGTAATCTTTGCCTTCATTGGCGCCATTTCTACGATGCTCTTTATTGCCGTATCCGCCAAGGTCTTCTTTCTTGGTGGAATTCTTGCTATAATAGCAAACACCTGCTTTGGGTCATCTTTCGTGCTGTTGAATTCATTCTTGCCGCTACTGGTTCGCCATCATCGATCCTTACTTGAAGGGAGCGGCGACGAAGGTGTTGCGCCCATCGATAATCATACGCCCCAGGATCACATAAATGATGACCCTACCTCACCTCTATTGAGGCCCGGCCCTAGGGAGAATGAGATGCCAGGGACGCAGTCAGCACATATTGCTTCTATGCCCACTTCCCAGGAACTGCATCTTTCTACCAAGTTATCCTCATATGGCATTGGAATAGGCTATATTGGCGCAGTTATATTGCAGATTCTTTGCATTCTTGTGGTTGTTAGTACTCATCAAACCACGTTTTCCTTGCGGATTGCGCTTTTTATGATTGGGCTATGGTGGTTTACGTTTACGATACCGGCAGCCCTTTGGTTGCGCGCTCGTCCAGGACCGCCTTTGCCATCTGCTCGCAATGGAAAGCAATGCCAGTCATGGATAGGCTACATGGGATTTGCGTGGAAATCCCTTGGCCAAACCGTCGTACGGGCGAGACATTTAAAGGACATTACGCTGTTCCTGGCTGCTTGGTTCTTACTGAGCGATGGGATCGCCACGGTTAGTGGAACAGCTGTGCTCTTCGCGAAAACTCAGCTCGATATGGAACCAGCTGCACTGGGATTGATTAATGTGATCGCAATGGCTGGAGGTGTTGTCGGCGCGTTCTCTTGGAGCTATGTTTCTCGGTTACTCAATCTTCGAGCATCTCAAACTATCATTGCGTGCATAATCCTGTTCGAGCTTGTGCCTCTATACGGCCTACTGGGATTCATCCCAGCCGTGAGGACGCTAGGTTTCCTAGGCCTTCAGCAACCATGGGAGATGTTTCCGCTCAGCGCTGTATACGGACTTGTGATGGGCGGGCTGTCTTCCTATTGCCGCAGTTTCTTCGGGGAGCTAATCCCCCCCGGCCATGAAGCAGCTTTCTATGCACTGTACGCCATTACCGACAAAGGCTCTAGCGTCTTCGGACCCGCCATTGTAGGCGCGGTTACCGATCGCTATGGGGAGATCCGTCCTGCTTTCCTGTTTCTGGCGATCCTCATATTTCTTCCACTACCACTCATGTTACTTGTGGATGTGGAACGAGGCAAGCAGGACGCGCTTAAATTAGCGGCGGATTTGACGGGCAAGTATGAACCTCCTACACTCGGATATGGGACAATTCCCAACTTACAGTACGCCGACGAGGGCGAGGCGAGAATAAATGAATAA
- the pdiA gene encoding protein disulfide isomerase PDI1 (COG:O;~EggNog:ENOG410PHME;~InterPro:IPR017937,IPR005788,IPR036249,IPR005792, IPR013766;~PFAM:PF00085,PF01216,PF13848;~SECRETED:SignalP(1-20);~go_function: GO:0003756 - protein disulfide isomerase activity [Evidence IEA]), translating into MRSFAPWVLSLVGAAAVASAADANADAKSDVVSLTKDTFTNFVKEHDLVLAEFFAPWCGHCKALAPKYEEAATELKGKNIPLVKIDCTAEEDLCRDYGVEGYPTMKIFRGPDSTKPYMGARQAESIVSYMIKQSLPAVSTVSEANLEEIKTMDKIVVIGYFDENDKSSNQAFTTFAEAHRDHYLFAAASDPAIAKAEGVKQPSVVLYKDFDEKKAVYTGELEQDVLLNWVKTTSTPLVGEIGPETYSDYITSGIPLAYIFAETKEEREKFVEEFKPVAEKHRGSINIATIDAKMFGAHAGNLNLDPQKFPAFAIQDPVKHAKYPYDQEKELKAKDVGKFIQEVLEGKVEPSIKSEPVPETQEGPVTVVVARSYKDIVLDDEKDVLIEYYAPWCGHCKALAPKYDELASLYADGLSSKVTIAKIDATANDVPEPITGFPTIKLFPAGAKDSPVEYLGTRSVDDLANFVKENGKHQADAYAPKETKPEGGDEAASSEAPAASGDDHDEL; encoded by the exons ATGCGGTCTTTCGCACCCTGGGTTTTGAGCCTCGTCGGGGCTGCTGCTGTGGCCTCTGCTGCTGATGCAAATGCCGACGCCAAATCTGATGTCGTTTCCTTGACCAAGGATACCTTCACCAATTTCGTCAAGGAACATGACTTGGTGTTGGCCGAGTTCTTTGCGCCTTGGTGTGGCCACTGCAAGGCCCTGGCCCCCAAGTATGAAGAGGCCGCCACTGAGTTGAAGGGCAAGAACATCCCGCTTGTCAAGATCGACTGCACAGCGGAAGAGGACCTGTGCAGAGATTACGGAGTTGAGGGTTACCCGACCATGAAGATCTTCCGTGGACCTGACTCTACAAAGCCTTATATGGGAGCTCGTCAAGCGGAATC GATTGTTTCCTACATGATTAAGCAGTCCCTTCCCGCCGTGTCCACCGTTTCGGAGGCCAACCTCGAGGAAATCAAGACCATGGACAAGATCGTTGTTATTGGATACTTTGACGAGAATGACAAGTCCTCCAACCAGGCTTTCACCACCTTTGCCGAGGCCCATAGAGATCACTACCTTTTCGCCGCCGCCAGTGACCCGGCCATCGCCAAGGCGGAAGGTGTTAAGCAGCCCTCTGTTGTTCTTTACAAGGACTTTGACGAGAAGAAGGCCGTCTATACTGGAGAGCTGGAGCAAGACGTGTTGCTCAACTGGGTGAAAACTACTAGCACTCCCCTTGTTGGTGAAATTGGTCCCGAGACTTACTCCGATTATATTACG TCCGGTATCCCATTGGCATACATCTTTGCCGAAACCAAGGAGGAGCGCGAGAAGTTTGTTGAGGAATTCAAGCCTGTCGCAGAGAAGCACAGGGGATCCATCAACATTGCCACCATTGACGCCAAGATGTTCGGCGCCCACGCTGGCAACCTTAACCTCGACCCCCAGAAGTTCCCAGCTTTCGCCATTCAGGACCCCGTGAAGCACGCCAAATACCCTTATGaccaggagaaggagttgAAGGCCAAGGACGTTGGAAAGTTCATCCAGGAGGTTCTCGAAGGCAAGGTTGAGCCTAGCATCAAGTCAGAACCTGTTCCTGAGACCCAGGAAGGCCCAGTTACGGTCGTCGTCGCCCGTTCCTACAAGGACATTGTTCTTGATGACGAGAAGGATGTTCTCATTGAGTACTACGCCCCTTGGTGTGGACACTGCAAGGC TCTCGCCCCGAAGTACGACGAGCTCGCCAGCCTCTATGCCGATGGTCTTAGCTCCAAGGTCACCATTGCCAAGATCGATGCCACTGCCAACGATGTCCCTGAGCCGATCACTGGCTTCCCCACCATCAAGTTGTTCCCCGCTGGCGCCAAGGATTCTCCTGTTGAGTATCTTGGCACCCGGAGTGTGGATGACTTGGCCAACTTCGTGAAGGAGAACGGCAAGCACCAGGCTGACGCTTACGCCCCAAAGGAGACGAAACCTGAGGGAGGTGACGAGGCTGCCTCGTCCGAGGCCCCTGCCGCTTCCGGAGATGACCACGATGAACTGTAA